Part of the Fundulus heteroclitus isolate FHET01 chromosome 20, MU-UCD_Fhet_4.1, whole genome shotgun sequence genome, aaaacaaaacatcctgCAATATTGCCCAAAGAAAGCCATGTTTCAAAGCTCATTCTTCAACACATCCATGAAAAAGTTGGACACAGAGGAAGAAATCACATGCTTTCTACCCTTCGGCGACAGTACTGGATCCCTCATGCTAATTCAGCAGCCAGAAAGATCATCAGAAACTGTATGGTGTGTCAAAAACAACGACAAAAGCCAGGTGAGCAAAAAATGTCAGATCTTCCTATTGACAGAATCTCAACTGATCTTCCACCATTTACGTATGTTGGTGCTGATTACTTTGGACCAATAGAAGTGAAGAGAGGGAGAACTATTGTTAAAAGATATGGAGTTCTCTTCACATGCCTAACCTGTCGTGCAGTTCACCTTGAGGtggcacattctctcaacacaGATTCCTGCATAAACGCCATCAGGAGATTCATCTGCCGCAGAGGACAAGTCAAGGAAATCCGGTCGGACAACGGAACCAACTTTGTCAGCTCAAATCGTGAGTTGAAGCAAGCCATGTTGGAGCTAAAGCAAAGCAACATCCAAAAATGCTTAGCACAAGATGGCATAAAGTGGACTTTCAACCCTCCTTATGGAGCCCATCATGGTGGTGTATGGGAGCGCCTGGTGCTGGAAATAAAGAGAGTACTGTGCTCCATCACAAACCAGCAAGTACTAGACGATGAAGGCTTGCACACAGTTTTATGTGAGGTGGAGGCAATATTAAATGATCGCCCGATTACACCTTCTTCTGAAGATCCCAATGATTTAGAGGCTCTTACTCCAAATCATTTGCTCCAGTTAAAAGGTAAGCCTGTGCTGCCGCCAGGTTTGTTCAAAAAGGAGGACCTGTACATACGGAGACGTTGGAAACAAGCCCAATACATTGTGGATCTGTTCTGGAAACGGTGGGTGAAAGAATATCTCCCCATGTTGCAAGAACGACGGAAATGGAACAAGACTCGCAGGAACTTTGCCATTGATGATGTGGTGCTAATTGTTGACGAGGCTGCTCCAAGAAATTCTTGGCCTATTGGACGCATCACAGAAACCATGGCCGATGCATGTGGATTGGTATGACGTGTTCGGGTCAAGACGAGAACAAATGAGCTGGAAAAGCCGATTAACAAGATATGTCTCCTGCTGGAGGCTGTGTAGAGACAACAGCAAACGTTTGTCTCCAACTGAGCTAAGTTCTAGAACCTCTGGCTCTACATTTACACTGATACTCATTTACTGACATGCTGAACATCTCATTCTGCTACATACACTtttttatacacacacagatCATACACATGGACAAGAGAAGAACATGGAAGTCATG contains:
- the LOC118556647 gene encoding uncharacterized protein LOC118556647, with the translated sequence MKIGSFLKSSTWISGPEFLTKPEIQWPAVVKQIPVHLEADPEVKEQVLTCAAVLEEVCPTTKLLMYFSSWTKLKRCVAWILKLKEMLRTKKLLTAHCGNQMCDKQDNKTDAQLTTDDLFKAEEAIVSFVQRKHFGTEMAALSSGAVKKSSHLYKLDPVVTDGVLRVGGRLSKAALPEKTKHPAILPKESHVSKLILQHIHEKVGHRGRNHMLSTLRRQYWIPHANSAARKIIRNCMVCQKQRQKPDSCINAIRRFICRRGQVKEIRSDNGTNFVSSNRELKQAMLELKQSNIQKCLAQDGIKWTFNPPYGAHHGGVWERLVLEIKRVLCSITNQQVLDDEGLHTVLCEVEAILNDRPITPSSEDPNDLEALTPNHLLQLKGKPVLPPGLFKKEDLYIRRRWKQAQYIVDLFWKRWVKEYLPMLQERRKWNKTRRNFAIDDVVLIVDEAAPRNSWPIGRITETMADACGLV